A stretch of Thermus neutrinimicus DNA encodes these proteins:
- a CDS encoding CoA-binding protein has product MKDGELRTYLGRARTIAVLGAHQDPTRPAHYVPRYLWEQGYRILPVNPRFAGEELFGARVVASLEEIAEPVDILDVFRPSGALLGHLPEVLALRPGLVWLQSGIRHPGFEEALAEAGIPVVVDRCLMVEHRRLFGAP; this is encoded by the coding sequence ATGAAGGACGGGGAGCTCAGGACCTATTTGGGCCGGGCCCGGACCATCGCCGTCCTCGGGGCCCACCAGGACCCAACCCGCCCCGCCCATTACGTGCCCCGGTACCTCTGGGAGCAGGGGTATCGCATCCTTCCCGTAAATCCCCGCTTTGCCGGGGAGGAGCTTTTTGGGGCCCGGGTGGTGGCAAGCCTGGAGGAGATCGCCGAGCCGGTGGATATCCTGGATGTCTTCCGCCCCTCAGGGGCCCTTCTTGGCCACCTGCCGGAGGTCTTGGCCCTGAGGCCGGGCCTGGTGTGGCTCCAGTCCGGTATCCGCCACCCGGGCTTCGAAGAGGCCCTGGCGGAAGCGGGCATTCCCGTGGTGGTCGATCGTTGCCTCATGGTGGAGCACCGGAGGCTTTTCGGGGCCCCATGA
- a CDS encoding NAD+ synthase, translating into MRILQAPKAQENLELNWPLVVDFLTRFIQEELSWRGYGKAIVAVSGGVDSATTLALAVRALGQKQVHALFLPHRDSSPLSREHAHLVAETFGVDLEEVDITPMVEGYAAQTPDLTPHRKGNLMARVRMMVLFDKSQAYQALPLGTGNKTERLFGYFTWHGDDTPPVNPLGDLYKTQVWGLAQYLGVPQAVVEKVPTADLIPGQTDEGDLGVRYLRADVILEHYLKGYPDAYIQSLGYTQEEIARVKERVNRTHWKRALPTVALLSSTAIGEFYLRPLDYRP; encoded by the coding sequence ATGAGGATCCTTCAGGCGCCCAAAGCCCAAGAAAACCTAGAGCTTAACTGGCCCCTGGTGGTGGATTTCCTCACCCGCTTTATCCAGGAGGAGCTTTCCTGGCGGGGCTACGGGAAGGCCATCGTGGCGGTATCCGGAGGGGTGGACTCCGCCACCACCCTGGCCCTGGCGGTGCGGGCCCTAGGGCAAAAGCAGGTCCATGCCCTTTTCCTCCCCCACCGGGACTCCAGCCCCCTTTCCCGGGAGCACGCCCATCTGGTGGCGGAAACCTTTGGGGTGGACCTGGAGGAGGTGGACATCACCCCCATGGTGGAGGGCTACGCCGCGCAAACCCCGGACCTCACCCCCCACCGCAAGGGCAACCTCATGGCCCGGGTGCGGATGATGGTGCTCTTTGACAAGTCCCAGGCCTACCAGGCCTTACCCCTGGGCACGGGCAACAAGACGGAAAGGCTTTTCGGCTACTTCACCTGGCATGGAGACGACACCCCTCCCGTGAACCCCTTAGGGGACCTGTACAAGACCCAGGTCTGGGGCCTAGCCCAGTACCTGGGGGTGCCGCAGGCGGTGGTGGAAAAGGTCCCCACCGCGGATCTCATCCCGGGCCAGACGGACGAGGGGGACCTGGGGGTGCGCTACCTCCGGGCGGATGTCATCCTGGAGCATTATCTGAAGGGCTACCCCGATGCCTACATCCAAAGCCTGGGCTACACCCAGGAGGAGATCGCACGGGTCAAGGAACGGGTAAACCGCACCCACTGGAAGCGGGCCCTTCCCACCGTGGCCCTTCTTTCCTCCACCGCCATCGGGGAGTTTTACCTGAGGCCCTTGGACTACCGGCCATGA